In the genome of Arachis hypogaea cultivar Tifrunner chromosome 9, arahy.Tifrunner.gnm2.J5K5, whole genome shotgun sequence, the window TtctatctttaatttttgttagGTAGATCCAAACACAATAAATAAAGCTTCCTCAACTATTATTACTTTCAAATATGTTTGCCAAAGtgctttaatttatatatatagctTTCAGTCTTCTTCTAAATATCACCATTAGTGTTCTAGTGCCTTGGAGTTTTTGTCATCAATTCCAAGAGAAATTTTAACTCTTTCAGATGGAAACAAGTGCTCCAAATGTAAATGTCTTGAATTTTAGTTCTTCTTTCTGTTGTGGAACGGACGAATGCGATTTTCGATGGATCGGAGGCTTTCGCCCTTCTAAAATTTTGCAGGTAGTGATGCTTGTTTGCTAGAAATTAAATGAGATATTTATAGATTCATGCTGTGTCCAAATATATTgggtttttttttcattctcaTGCATATGgttgtatttatattttgtaaagaaAATATTGGACAAGATCATTTTACTAAGGGAAAtcattaaaattttatcaaataaatactaaaattaagcaccctataatatatattatttactttGGATACAGGTTATGTTGCCACAACTTGAAGATTCATGTAATTCCCAGGAACAAGTGTGTGATATTATAAAGTTTGGAAAATCATGTGAGGAAGCAGAATATGCTCTTTCACAAGGCATGGAAAAACTGCATCAACTGCATGCCAAAGCAACAGCAGCAGGTGACAAGGGATCTCAACTGATTTTTGTCTCTCAAATGGTTAGCTTTCTAAAGCAGGTAAGTAGCAACACTTCCATATTTTCTGTCCATCTAAAATAAAGTGataataaaagaaagtaaacacATAAATTGTATTTCAGAACAGATATTTTGTTcttcaacaaattttttatttctggaagtctttgaaaatttttctcaTTTGGTCTCTTTGTTGTTATAAAAGTGAATTAATAATGAGAAAATGACAAATTGATCCCTGATTTTTTTGGTCTACGTACATTTAAGTCTCtgaagatttaaaaatatatttaaattcctGACCTCTTCAAAATCTTGACATATCGATCATTGAATCTAATTTGttcaattttaaaaactctctTACGTGTGCATCCGTATCAAGCAGTTGTACAACGAGAGTTATGTTTGATTTTTCCGTTGAGTCTACAGACCCAAGTGAACATGAGGAATCAATATGTCTAGGTTTTAAAAAGGTCagaaacttaaatgtattttcaaattcttGAGAACTTAAATGTTGCCGATCAAAAGGTCAATgacctatttgtcattttctcatAATAATTTTTAGACCTAATTGACTTGTAATAAAATTTGTTAGGAACTCTTTTGTTCAACATGTATGTTAAACATTTAATTGAAGCGACGAAAGACTAATCTGTTTGGCgaaagtaattttcaaaaaattctaaaaataaaaaatttgttgagAACTAAAGTGCCAAAAAATTTCGTTGAAACCGATTTGagtgttatttaaaaaaagaattttcttTCTCCCTTCTATGTTGGTGTCTTTGTATTTCATGATGTGAAAATAAAGTTAGTCATTAAACAGAGTTTTAACCATAAATCTTGTGTCCTAGTTAATCTAACTTATATAGTCTCCaatgtcataaaattatttatttcagattTAACAGCTAATGGATACTAACAAATGAAACTTGTTTTTTTGTTACAACAGGCTAATTATGTTCGTCAAGAATTCTTGCATCAATTCTCTCGTTTCGTTACAGTTTCCCAACAAGCTCAAATTTTACTTGCCTTGGGGATTAAGCTTTCCCAAGATATCTGAACAatactttctttgttttcctTTAATTCTCACTATGAAAATTTGGTGCATCATTGCCGAATATTCAGATGCACTACTCTTCTAAAAATGCACCAAATTTTTATAgtgaaagataaaaaaagaaaaatgggaaGAGCACTGTAATATCAACCAATAAATATTGAATccaaataaaaattaatgtaTCTTGTTTGTAATGcaaaacaaaatattaaggttataATATTAGAGAATTTTAAGTTAAATTGAGATTTTGGGGAAAGTAAAAGTTAGATCTTTAAGGTCCAAAGTAAAAGATGCTATATGAGTGAATGAGAAACAAATTGTATGTGTATAGAGTTTTTAGGAACAATTATTAAGAATTTAAGTGGCCATGATTAGGAAGAATTTGTAGTTTCTATTAATATTACTTGGATTAAAGGGTTGAAAGTGGTCACGTTTAAAGCACGTGACTGTTTGAAAGCTCAGTCAAAAAGGTAAGCAAACGAGCCTCCCCAACCTCCCTTTCCCAAAAATGAAAACTTGGCTATTAGAGATTGCATTGGAAaccaaggaatgaaagaactCTGTATATTGCTTTCATTGATTTTACTGTTCCTTCTCACGTTAACTTTAATTGGATTTAAAGGTTATAATTTTCAGTCCACATCAGCGATAAACAGAGGCTAATGCTAAATTATCATATTTATAAACAATTCTCAAGTTTTTCACAATTTTATAATGTATCCTAAAAATACTTTTACCATCCAAGAAGCTTCCTAGTTTAATAGGATACAACTATGTTAtgcacaaaaataaataattataaattagtatttttataaaatatatgttaaaatataaaatagtattaaaattaTGTTAACCAACCCATATatgtttatataaatatatagttctGATATAGGTTTTGACTAAGATTGAATTTGGTCATGTGCTACGAAGCAAAAATTAAACACTAGGATAGCATTTGATAAATTGAGATTGGAATATTgagatttaatattatatttggtggttagagattaaaactaaaattttagtctttatttcaaaaattttaatttttttaatatttctaaaaaataagaatataaaagactaaattttttttttgaataagagAGCTCAACACAATAAGTGGAGTAAGaataacaataaacaaataaaaaagttaaaaaagaaaataaattagtacacacttttttttttgccTG includes:
- the LOC112711447 gene encoding TGACG-sequence-specific DNA-binding protein TGA-1A, translating into METSAPNVNVLNFSSSFCCGTDECDFRWIGGFRPSKILQVMLPQLEDSCNSQEQVCDIIKFGKSCEEAEYALSQGMEKLHQLHAKATAAGDKGSQLIFVSQMVSFLKQANYVRQEFLHQFSRFVTVSQQAQILLALGIKLSQDI